A stretch of DNA from Terriglobia bacterium:
GCCGACGAGCGGGCCGGCAACCAATGCAAGTCCTATGGAGCGGGGAATATCATGAGCGTGCCCGGGCGATTGCACATTACCTGGCAGGATCCCGACACACTGCGCATCGACACCGACGCGGGCACTCAGACGCGCCTCTTTCATTTCACGCAGAATCCCTCTGCGGCAACGTCCCCTGGACCGCCGGGCTGGCAGGGTACATCGATCGCGGCATGGGAACGCGCGGCAGGACCCGATGGCGGCGGCAGCCTGCGCGTCGTCACAACGAATCTGCGCCCCGGCTACCTCCGAAAAAATGGCGTGCCGTACAGCGAGCGTACGACCGTGACAGAGAATTTCGACGTCGCGTCGCTGCCGGATGGCGGCAAGCTTCTGCTTGTGACGACCGTTGTTGAAGATCCGGGATATCTGACCGGTCCTTATATCGTGAGTCCACATTTCAAAAAGGAGACAGACGGCTCCAAATGGGATCCAACGCCATGCTCATCCACCTGGTAATCCGGCGCGCGATCGTCCCGCTCCTGTTTGTCGTTCTGGCGGCGCGCGAGGCGCCGGCGCAGTTCGATTTCGCGGGTTCATGGGCGCCCCTGGCGACCGAAGACGTCCAGAACGACTCGTTGCCGGTGGACTATCTAGGGCTCGCACTGACCGACGAGGCCCGCACCCGGGCGCTCTCTTACGACGAGTCGCAGAAATCGATGATCGAGCGGCAATGCGCCGGTTGGGGAGCGGCTTACCTGGTGCTCGGTCCATTTGGCCTTCGCGTGACGAGCCAGACCGATCCCGTGAACAACCGTATCGTTTCGTACACCATCGGCGCGTGGGAAGACTGGAGCGAGATGGTCATCTGGATGGATGGCCGCCTACAGCCCTCCGAAAACGCGCTTCATACGTTCGCAGGCTTCACGGCGGGTCATTGGGAGGCCGGCGCACTTGCAGCCCGGACCACGCGCGTCAAGGCGGGTTTCATCCGGAAGACAGGCGTGCCGTTGACCGACGAGGCCACCATCGACTGGCGCTTCTTCCGCCATGGTGACATCCTGACCGTCCTGATGGTAGCGACCGATCCGGTGTATCTCGTCGAGCCGGAAATCGTCTCGAAGAGCTTTCGGATGTCGCGAACGCCGCTCGATTACCGTTCCGAGTGCGTGACAGGCTACGAAGGTCACGAACCCGGCGATAGCGTCCCTCACTTCTCGCCGGAGCAGAATCCGTTCGTCGACGAATTCATAAAGCTTTATCACCTTCCGCGAGAGGCCGTACTCGGATATCGCGACACACTCTATCCGGAGTACCGGAAAAAGATCAAAGACACGTACGTCCCGCCCCCGCCCTGCACCGCATCCTGCGGCGCTGCCGGCAACTTCGTCCTGCGGCCGCAGTGACTCAAGAATGAAACCGGGGAAATTAGCGGCTTTGCCCAACGAAAGGGGAAGGAGCACAAAAAGCACAAAACAGAACACAAGAAGCACAAAAGATCGCGAGCCCACTTCTTGTGCTTTTTGTGCTCTTTTATGTGCCTCTTGTGTTCCGCTCCCGTTCCTTTGGGCAAAGCCACTCCACTAGGCGATCACACAGACCGCCTCTGGCGTCAGCATCTGTGCGGCAATGGTTTCAACCGCGAACAGGTGGACGGACTTGTCGTCGTGCGCGCGGTAGCCGACAGTGAAATCGCCACCCACGGTAATCATGAAATCGCCGCCCCGGGTTGAAAACAGAGCGGCTCCCTCGACGGCGGGCGAACTGTAAACCTTCGCGATGACGATTCCGAGCTGTTTTGCTGCGGGATAGACGCCGCCTTCGCCGGTCTGTCTGAGGTAGGAGTAGTAATGGTGCGGCGACAGCACGACTTCGTAGGGCCCTTTGACTGTCAAAGTATCGAGTTTTTCGACCGCCGACAGGAGATCGGCGACCAGACGTCCGGGTTGCGACCAGTCCGACATGGTCACTCGCGGCGTGTCCTTCCAGCCCAACAGTCCGGGCATTCCGCCGGAGCCGTACAGAATGAGCGCATCCTCGGTCAGAGCGACGTCGCGTGCAGCTTCCTCGATCGACTTCGATTCGAGTGCCGGTCCGACGCGCTCGAAGATGTCGATATCCGCCCAGGAAACAGTGAAATCGGCGCGCAACTCGGTCAGCAACATCGCATCCGGAATAGACAGGCGTACCTTTCCGGCGATCTTCGGAGCGGGAGCACTTTTGAATGTGCCCAATTGCGTGGCGACGTGATTCCAGCCGCGAGGCCCGTCGAAGTCGACGATGCGCCGGGTGACGACTGTCTGTTTGAACATCGACAGGGCAGTGTCGTCAATTTCCTTCCAGACTTTTTGAGACAGGGGAGCCGCGTTGCGCCTTAACCATTCCATCGTTTTCCTCCTGCCGCCGTGGCTTCAGAGGCCCCGGTTCGTTCTGTTATCGGTTCTGTAGTGAACAGGTACTTTTTCAGGTGCGTGTCGAATGCCGGATCATGCCGGCGGATCCATTCGAGCACCATCGATGCGTGTTCCTTTTCCTCGTCGCGGTTATGAGCAAGTATGGTCTTCAGCGCTTCATCGCTTGTCGCATCGACGCGCTGCTGATACCAATCGATAGCTTCGAGTTCCTCCATCAGGCTGGTTATGGCGCGATGCAGGTCGCGTGTCAGTGGGGTAAGTTCTTCAGATGCTTCGTGTAAGCCTTCCGACGCCATGCAATTCCTCCAGTTCTTCGTCCACGATAGGTTAGCACTTCAGAATAAAAGAAAACGCCCCGCGATTCATCAGGAACCGCGGGGCGTTGTTTTCGATTGGCTTGAGCGCCGGACTATGCTTTGGCGGCCGCCGGTCCCTGGCGCACCATCAGGACGGATATTTCGTTATTACGATACCGAAAACCGGACCAAGGCGCCGAAGGCGCCTCCGGAATAACCATTTCCAGCCGGTCCGTGGAGTTCGGCGCGGTCTGGTGATAGCGCAGAATGTATTGTTCACCGGGGCCAAATCCTTGGCCCATCAATTCCAACTCCGTTACCATTCCTTGTTGAGTTGACAGCGTGATGTGTCGACTAATCATGATGGCCATGATAGTAGCACGCTTGTGACCACCGGCGTTGGTCCATAACTCATTGAAAAATGGTGGTCGGTGCTGCGGCTGTCTACCAAGTTGGTTTGTGTTCCTTTTCCCTTCACCCTGTAAGCAACGGAGTGCGGTTCCGATAAATGATCCACAGCGATAAAGCGAAGATCACTCCCGCGGCCATGTAGTGCGGCCAGTGAAGGGCGTCGATGGAGAACCAGTTTCCGGCGAGGACGCCGAGGGCGTTGTTCCCGGCGTGCAGGAGCATTCCGGGAAACACCGAACCGGTCATCAATGCGATCGCCGTCAGGACCATGCCCAAGGCAGCGGTTGGCGCGATTCGATAGAGCGTCATGTGGAACAATCCGAAAACCAGGCCGACCGCCACAATCAGCGCGGCAGGACGGAATTTGCGGCGCAGTCCGCTGAGCAGGATGCCGCGAAAAGCGAGTTCTTCACAAATTGCCGGGAGCACGGCCACATACAGAATCAGTTCCCAGGACGGCATGCCCTTCGGAATGATGTCGTCTGAGAACCGCTCCAGCAACTGTTGGGGCGCCGGAATGATCGTATTCATGACGCGGAATACACCGAGAGCGGTGATGTAACCCGCCGGTATGGCGAACAGGATCGCCAGCCAGATGACCAGCTTTACCGGCTTGAGCGACAGGACGTCCCGCGCGTTCAGGTGATACATCCGCATCATGAGAAGGGAAGCTCCGATCATCACGACGACTTCATTGAAGAGAAGCTGTCGTTGAAAGCTCGCGAGCGCCGGAACATTGCTCGCGACCGCGAAGGTCACCACCCACATCAAGGCAAACCATCGCAGAACGCGCCGCTGAAACAGCGCCGGTCCGCCAAAGAATTCCGCGGGTTCGGTGTGCGCAGGCAGGATGATGTCTTCGCGCGCCAGCAGGCGGGCCGAGGCCATCACCAGGTAGCCCGCGGTGAAGACCATCACCCCGAATGTCACCGCGATCATCAACGGATCGGGCCGTCCCATCAGAATTTCACGCGCAGCGACGCTGACATTCGCAACCGGCACCAGCGCGATTGCCGATCGCAGCGAGATACCGGGCATCACGGAAGCCAGAGCCGGAATGAGTCCGAGAAGGTAAACAGGGAAGAAGTACATCTGCGATTCCTTGTACGTCTTCGCGTAAGCCGAGATCATGAGCAGCACCGACGCAATCGTCGCGGCCAGCGGAACAAAAAGCAGCAAGAGCGTCAGCGCCATTCCGGTAGGAAGCTGCAGGTCGAAGTCTTTCGGCAGCGGAATCAACCGCATCCTTATATAAAGGAAGAAATTCAGTCCCTGGATCAGCGTGATCACCAGCGCCACCGAAGTGATTGCCAGCTGTTTCGCCGCGGCAATATCGGCCCGCCCGGCGGCCGTCGTCAGAAGCGTCTCGAGCGTACCGCGCTCCTTTTCGCCGGCAATGATGTCCATCGCGGCGACGGCGCCGCCGGTGAACATCATCATGACGAGGAACAGCGTGATGAAGCGGCCGACCACCGAACCCGTGACTTGCCTGCTCGTCGCCACGCTGGAGTCCTCGACGTCGAACAGTTTGGAGGGATCTGCGGGAAATCCATGCTGCATCAGCAGGAGCTGTGAATCCGACCGCCGGGCCAGGCGTAAGAGCACCATCATGCGGCTATGCGCGTTATCGGAAATGTCCTGGTCTTCCCGATAGACGATGTTGATACGAGGTACGCCTTGGAGGCGCCGTTCCGCGGGAGGAGTCGAAGTGGTTCGAGAGGAAGTTCCGGCTGCGGCGGACAGTTTGTCGGCTTCTTCGCCGGTGAATGTTTCTATATAGAACTGGATCTGGCCGTTATCCAGGCTGCGCCGCGGATCGGCAATTGTCTTGAGCTCCTGAAAATTGAACTGAGACTGCTGTTTGAGGTCCTCGTCCTTGTTACGGGCGAGCGTCGTTCCGGCATCCGCGATGGCCTGCCGGACACGGCCGGCAAGAGGGCCGGTAATGGTGTACCGGTATGTCCCCGCATTGAGGGTCCGTTCGCGCCGGTCGCGCGAGTATTTCTGGGCGTACAACATCAGCGGCATCATGATGGCCGGAAGCACGACGGCCATGAACACCGTGCGCCGCGCCCGCAGGAGCATCTTCAGCTCGTGGATGTAGAGCAGGCGAAGGACTCTCCAGTTCATACGGCTGCCTGGGCGGCCTTCACATACTGCACAAAGATGTCTTCAAGGTAATGCTGTCCGGTCGCCTCGCGCAGGCCGGCAAGCGTATCCGATGCCAGGATGTGTCCGCCGTGAATGATCGCGATACGGTCGCAGAGGCGCTCGGCCTCGCTCATGATGTGGGTGGAGAAGATGATCGTTTTGCCTTCCGATCGGAGCTCGCTGATCGTCTCCTGGACATCGAGCGCGTTCAGCACATCAAGGCCGACGGTCGGTTCGTCGAAAATCAGAATGGCCGGATTGTGCGCGACCGTCCGCGCAATCGAGACTTTCTGTTTCATACCCGACGACAGCTTTTCCACGCGCGCGTCCGCATACTTCGTGATGCCGAATCGCTGGACCAGGTATTCGACGCGCTCGTCAACGCGATCGGCTGGATATTGGTTGATCCTCGCGAAAAAGTCGATCGTCTCGCGCGCCGTCAGGCGCGGATAAAGCGCAGTGGTTGCCGAATAGAAGCCAAGATTCTTACGGACGCCTTCCGGATTGCGTACGACATCGTGGCCCATCAGCGTCGCACTGCCGGAACTGGGTGAGAGGATGGTTGAAAGCATGCGGAGCGTGGTTGTTTTGCCGGCTCCGTTCGCGCCGAGAAGTCCAAATACTTCACCTTCGCGGCATTCAAAGCTGATCGAATCGACAGCGCGGACCTGACCGCGGCCTTCGTCGAAGAAGGTCTTGGAGAGATTTCGGACTGTAACCGGTGAGTTCATCTATTGAATAACCGTTCCTTTGCGAATTTGCCGAAGTTCCCGCTGTAACTTCCCATCACGAAATCCTCGTGCTGGAGGACGACCATCGCAACCCGCAGCGCGATGAGAACGCAAGCCGCCTCGACGGCCAGCGTGAGCCCGATCATCCGCCAGTGGTAAATCCCCTGCATCGCCTCGCGGATCATCATGGTCACATTGGCGACAGGAATGAACGCGATGCGCCGCGTGAATTCCATTCCCGGCGTCTGGAGGAACATGATCGGAATGATCAGCGCCACGTAGAAAGGCGCCACCATCGACTGTCCTTCCTTGTAGTTGCCGGCGAAGGACGCCAGGATCATCATGCCCGCGGCGACAAACAGCGCCAGGAGCACGGCGCCGGCAAGAATGACCGGAATCGATTGCAGCGGAATGTCGCGCCACTTGGCGGCGCCGCCGCGCAACAGCGGGGCAAGGATCGTGCCCATCGAAAATATCATTGCGAAGAGGTTCAAAAATGCAGCCGTGAACGACATCGTCGCGACATAAAGATATTTCGCCACCAGAACGTTCGCCCGCGATGTCGCCGACGTCATGACTGTTTCCCAGGTCGAATTTTCGCGTTCGCCGGCGGTCGAATCGATCGCCGGGTGCATTCCCCCGACGGCAAGCATGATGATGAAAAAGATCGGCATCAGGATGGCAATGAATTCGCCGGTCTCGCGGTTTTTCGAGACGTTTTGGTCGTCGATCCAGAAATCCTGAAACTGCTCGCGGGACAGGCCGAACTTCGCCGCCTGGGCTTCGAAATAGCTGTCGCGGTAGCGGGAGAGCTTCTGATCGATGCGGCTTCTGGCCCGGTTGCTCTGGTCGCGCGACTCGTCATAGGTGATTCGGGTCGCGAAGTTGTTATCGACCGGCAGATTCGATTTCGCCGGCAGGAATTCGACCAGGGCGTCGAGCGTGCCGTTGCGGATATCCTGCACCGGATCGCGTGAGGTCGCCAGAACCATCGATTTATCCGCCTGGAACTGCTTCAGGAGACTGGGATGTGCGGCCGGAACGTTGATCAGCATCACCCGGGAGCGCAATTCTTCGTTTTGTCCCGAAATAAATGTGATTCCCGTATAAACGAGCCACATCATCAACGGATAGAGGAAGATCGGGAGCAGGATGCTGTTCGTGACGATGGTGCGGTCGCGCAGCGCCGACCGCACTTCGCGGCAATACAGAACTTTAATATCTCGAAAATTCATGCGGATACGTGATGGATAGCAGTGCTGAATATGCTAACACCAGTCCTGCGCTCGGCGGAATCCCCCGAAAGTTCTGTGTTGTCCGTTATGGGAGCGGTGTTGGCACCATCAGTGCTGTGCCGCCTATCATAGCCGAGTTCACTATTCAATTCTTACTGTTCATTTATTTGCGTCCAGCCGGTCTCCACGGTACCATGCGGTTCGGTCCAAGCAGGGAGGGGTTATGCGGCGTCTGGGTTTGCTTTTCGTGATGATTTTAACCGCAGGTGCAGGGTTCGCTCAGGTGAGCGCCGGGGGCGGTGGCACCGTGGTATTGCCGCCGATTGCCGTTTCGCCGATCTCTGTCAGCCTTGGCAACACGAATTCCGTCATAGACCAGAGTGGAAACGTACTGCTTTTCGATTCCGTGCTCACTGGCTTTTCCCCTGCCTCCGCTCTGGCGACCCCAACGCCAACACACGTCTCGGTGATTTCGTCTGACGGCAGAACGGTAAATGGATATTCGTACTCCGGCTCGTTTCAGATCCTGGGCGTAGGGCACAACGCGGTATATGCG
This window harbors:
- a CDS encoding ABC transporter permease; translation: MNFRDIKVLYCREVRSALRDRTIVTNSILLPIFLYPLMMWLVYTGITFISGQNEELRSRVMLINVPAAHPSLLKQFQADKSMVLATSRDPVQDIRNGTLDALVEFLPAKSNLPVDNNFATRITYDESRDQSNRARSRIDQKLSRYRDSYFEAQAAKFGLSREQFQDFWIDDQNVSKNRETGEFIAILMPIFFIIMLAVGGMHPAIDSTAGERENSTWETVMTSATSRANVLVAKYLYVATMSFTAAFLNLFAMIFSMGTILAPLLRGGAAKWRDIPLQSIPVILAGAVLLALFVAAGMMILASFAGNYKEGQSMVAPFYVALIIPIMFLQTPGMEFTRRIAFIPVANVTMMIREAMQGIYHWRMIGLTLAVEAACVLIALRVAMVVLQHEDFVMGSYSGNFGKFAKERLFNR
- a CDS encoding family 1 encapsulin nanocompartment shell protein, which codes for MEWLRRNAAPLSQKVWKEIDDTALSMFKQTVVTRRIVDFDGPRGWNHVATQLGTFKSAPAPKIAGKVRLSIPDAMLLTELRADFTVSWADIDIFERVGPALESKSIEEAARDVALTEDALILYGSGGMPGLLGWKDTPRVTMSDWSQPGRLVADLLSAVEKLDTLTVKGPYEVVLSPHHYYSYLRQTGEGGVYPAAKQLGIVIAKVYSSPAVEGAALFSTRGGDFMITVGGDFTVGYRAHDDKSVHLFAVETIAAQMLTPEAVCVIA
- a CDS encoding ABC transporter permease, which encodes MNWRVLRLLYIHELKMLLRARRTVFMAVVLPAIMMPLMLYAQKYSRDRRERTLNAGTYRYTITGPLAGRVRQAIADAGTTLARNKDEDLKQQSQFNFQELKTIADPRRSLDNGQIQFYIETFTGEEADKLSAAAGTSSRTTSTPPAERRLQGVPRINIVYREDQDISDNAHSRMMVLLRLARRSDSQLLLMQHGFPADPSKLFDVEDSSVATSRQVTGSVVGRFITLFLVMMMFTGGAVAAMDIIAGEKERGTLETLLTTAAGRADIAAAKQLAITSVALVITLIQGLNFFLYIRMRLIPLPKDFDLQLPTGMALTLLLLFVPLAATIASVLLMISAYAKTYKESQMYFFPVYLLGLIPALASVMPGISLRSAIALVPVANVSVAAREILMGRPDPLMIAVTFGVMVFTAGYLVMASARLLAREDIILPAHTEPAEFFGGPALFQRRVLRWFALMWVVTFAVASNVPALASFQRQLLFNEVVVMIGASLLMMRMYHLNARDVLSLKPVKLVIWLAILFAIPAGYITALGVFRVMNTIIPAPQQLLERFSDDIIPKGMPSWELILYVAVLPAICEELAFRGILLSGLRRKFRPAALIVAVGLVFGLFHMTLYRIAPTAALGMVLTAIALMTGSVFPGMLLHAGNNALGVLAGNWFSIDALHWPHYMAAGVIFALSLWIIYRNRTPLLTG
- a CDS encoding ferritin-like domain-containing protein; the protein is MASEGLHEASEELTPLTRDLHRAITSLMEELEAIDWYQQRVDATSDEALKTILAHNRDEEKEHASMVLEWIRRHDPAFDTHLKKYLFTTEPITERTGASEATAAGGKRWNG
- a CDS encoding ABC transporter ATP-binding protein; this translates as MNSPVTVRNLSKTFFDEGRGQVRAVDSISFECREGEVFGLLGANGAGKTTTLRMLSTILSPSSGSATLMGHDVVRNPEGVRKNLGFYSATTALYPRLTARETIDFFARINQYPADRVDERVEYLVQRFGITKYADARVEKLSSGMKQKVSIARTVAHNPAILIFDEPTVGLDVLNALDVQETISELRSEGKTIIFSTHIMSEAERLCDRIAIIHGGHILASDTLAGLREATGQHYLEDIFVQYVKAAQAAV